ATAGTGTTCTCCTAGGTATTGACTTTCGAAGGTCACGGCCAATACCTTTGGCATTCACTTGTCTTGTTTATTACAGATCCTTTCAACTGCAGCTGTTTTATAACATGTTCTTCCTTTAAAGATATTATCCGTGATATTCATGATTGTGACTTTCAACATAATGGTTGAGGTCAATGCCCTTTAAATGCATTCTGTCAGTATCAAAATCTCTATCGAGAGCATTGTTAGGCAGACAAAGCTGTAAAGCTACCCTCGTGTACGTCCTGCCTAGATATTGCCTGGAGCATCAGCTGAGTGGAATGTCTTGTACTGTTGTAGCCTTAGCGAGATATGTTATCCCATGAATCTACGTACTCAGTTGAACTTTTGAAAGAAGGCTACACATGCAAATAGGTTGCGAGACTACGATATAGTGACGATACATAATAATACTACTCTCGGCTACACGattacattttaacaaaatatgctCCTAAATGCTGTGTGTATTTGATTCGGGTGAATTCAAGAGGTCACACAAGGCAAAccagttttttgttgttgtttcttgaGAATAACAGGtatattttgatttgaaatgtccATGACTTAAAAAAATGCGTTGAACCTTTTATACGCTGACTGCAAAATACATTTCCGACGTAACAAATCTGCATTCGCTTTAACCAATATATCCAACCAACAAAAATCACATCGTCATCAAAAAACGTTTATTTTGTTGCCTAGATATAATAGTATAGTCATGGATTATTTCAAAATCCTGGCATGTGAGATAGCAGAAATATAACGATATATCGTATAAAAGGTTTCAGTATTCAAAACTATTATCCCTGATATCTACGGTTAACTTTCAACATTGAATGTTGAGGTCAATGCCCATGAaacacattatgttagaatgaaaACCTCTTTTATTGAGAACATTCTTCAAAAGACAAAGCTGTAAAGCTATACCTTCAAGTCCTGCCAATAATTGCCGTAAGCATAAAGCTGAATAGATCGTATTagtatattatataattattgtagCCTTACGTGAGACATAATGCTACAAAAACTCACATACAGCCATTAATGATCTATTTTTAACATCAATTTGGTAATACAATTCAAATAGAGGGCGTGCGATCACGACTTCTTTTATGGTATGGTATGCACCTAGAAATCAACACTActtcatttttaccaaaaccgaGCAGAACGAGCTTCAGGACTTTGCATGTAACCATAAACAGCTCCCTACTTCCTGTCAAGTTCCTGTCGCTTAGAAAAGAAAAGAgtctgatgtgatgagttgccattTTGGTGAAAGCACTAGCGTAGTGGTGAAACGACACTAATGTGAGTCTTACAGCTCAAAAAGAACCATGTTTGCAATTTCAAGAATAAATTAAGAGAAACCTCAATTGTTCAACAAGACAAGTATCGCGGCGGCAGCTTATCATTAACTCTGATTTATGAATTACTTAGTTAGGCCTAACATATAAGTTTGTTTTCAGGTTAATATATAGTATTCAATGTGTATTCAGAGTATTTGTAGTTTTCATTGACATAATCCTCAGCTGTTTCATAAAGAGAGTATTTGATTAGGGCTAGTAAATAGGAGCCAACCAGCTTAACGAAATGACTGTATGACTGTTTGTATAAGTTTGTGGAAATATATCGGTGGGTTTTTCTGTTTCAAAAATAGGCAATATAGGAGAACTATGGTAAATATGGTAGTTAATATACATTGTTTGTTTATATCAATAACTTCTAATCAGGCTATGGCAATATATTAATAATAAGGCCTTGCATATTTTAGCATCATCACGTCAAAGGCTATTTCAAACCCACACTATTATAACACATTACTTACATtactgcattacattacatttactAACATTACAGCGCAATTGCTATTGACAACACAATTACTGCGCGGTAGATTAAATGGGTACAATCTTCGTCCAATCAGTACTATTTTTTCATTACTATACTAATAATGATACTATATACAACCTATTGTAAATTGGTCTTAGCACTTCTTAATTGTGACGTTATGTTACGTTATTAAAGCAAGGTAATACATCTTAATAAGCATGTTATAAGTAGCTGGTCGCGGACATAAGAACATTAAACAAACTATAAATCTGATTATTATCTCATTTGTTGCATTACAATATACTGGCGCCTTGAAGTCGAAGTGGTTAGTATTTAAATAAACAGGTTTAAACGATATTGTAATGACTAGACTGAATGTGTTAATTGTATTAACGAAATTATTCTAACGGATATCAACCTGAAAAGTTTGTAgtttaatgaataaataaaaaaatatatatacatttgcTATTATTTTCAAAACCTGATGAAAAACGTTATATTTTTACCTACAAATTGATTTTGCCAAAACCTTTGTACATAGTATTTTGTACGatagaatttcccaattttgcaacCGCGAGCTCACTAAAATATGATGTCATAGCGTTATTTCGTGGTGTATATTTGTGAGTCTCCATGACCGGGTACGTGCTCGAGCAAAATTCGCTGGTATACgtgattttctttcttatttagcCAAACATCGGGAAATGACATGATAAAAGAAAGCCATGACTATCTGTGGgttccagataaaacagaaaataggAATTAGCGTATACGACAATTATGAAATGAATGTAAAAAAACTCAGAGCCATGTGTATTAATATTTAGcatggcaattagaaaatttgttgaaatattcCATGATGGAATTATGATGGCGCTATTTCCAAACTAGATGTGaagttcaagtttaaaataaagtCGTTATGTTGTCCGCTATAATGAAAGCAGCATTCTGCTTAAATATAATACTAATTGAATGTCTGTGGTTTCCTTTTTATGTCCTCTGAAGTAGTTGGGGGAATAAATACATGTCTTCATCGCCGTCATGTCGCAAAGAGCACGCTATGTAATCATTATTATCAAAGCTATGCCTACCTTACCCCGTTAATTATGAACCATGTTTATTTTATGGGTTTCTCATATCCGTGTTTCCAGTTTCAATTACAGAACGTGCATGCTATTACTACCacgtgtaattattattattacttttggaGCCTTCTGCTGTGGCCAGATATTTgtgtccacaacttataagttctccctaaatactttttttaaataaatcgaaaaatattttacaaaatacaaatgtgtaaaaaggtatgggtagccgtatttgttttacagatATGGAGcgaattatagcgtcacacgtcattgccttcagtcacaatggttcattatgtaaaaaagagaccgttttaaacggTTGTATctaagtccataggagtcagctctcaaacaatacagtaagcCAGGTATATTAATGtgtttgtcaaagactgactgctatggactcaggtgcaacttttaaaacggcctcttttcttacacaattaaccattgtgactgaacgcaatgacgtgtgacgctataaattggtccacatgtgaagaacaaatagggctatacatatatttttacatttttacattttgtaaaatattttttgacttatttcaaaaagtattagggggaacttataagttgtggaccgtattaATAATTCAACAATTATTATTATAGCTTTAATTAAAATGCTGTTAAACAGCGTTTGTCCTAATAATATTGTGGTTATTATCGGGAAACTTGAACCATCTGAAGCGATTACGTAAGCATCAAACATCTAATAAAGCCTCATTTGATTTATTGATCGGGCCAATATTAGAAGTAATTATCAATGCTGGTATTTCAATTAAGGGTTATTACTTTTGTAATACTGACCAAACAGCTTCTTTACTGCGACGATATCACAAATGTATCATTAGTGGTTATAAGCAAGATGGTCAAATTACTTTTGTCACACTGACCAAGCAGCCAAGATGGAGAACTCTACTGATCAATTTTCACATAATGTGAACGATATGGTAAGAGTTACGCCATACCTAATAATAACATTTATGGTGATACTTGGTGTCGTCGGAAACGCCTTTGTCGTAGTGGCCGTCTTTACATATCGTACTTTAAGAATCGTTCCGAACTACTACATTGCATCGCTTGCAGTAGCTGATTTTCTAGTAGCCCTCATCATAATGCCATTTGGACTTTACTCCGAGATCAACCGTGGACATTGGTATTTGGGAGAAGGTCTGTGTAAAACTTGGATTATACTGGATGTTATGCTATCGACTTCGTCTATTCTGCATCTTTTTATAATATCAAGAGACAGGCTTCGTGCAATAACAAAGCCAGTCAAATATGCTTTCAACCGAACAAACAAAGCAGCTGCAACACGGATCTTTGGAGTGTTTCTCCTATCTGGGCTTGTGTCAATGCCTGCGTTGTTCGTTTCCACAACGAATGGTAACAGTTGTGGATTTACGGAAAATCCAGTGTATATAATAACATCTTCATTGGTCTCATTCTACATACCTTGCAGTGTAATGCTGGTAATGTACTACCGTATATACAAAGCTGCATCTAAAAGGGCAAGACGACCAATAAGCCCCTCCAACCCACCCACAGTCGGTACCAGATTGTCTAGAACCGTACCAGAAATAGCAGTTACAAGTAGAGCGTCACAAAGTCAGTCAAACGAAACTCGTCGCCCACATCAAATGCCACGAAGACTTGAGTCGTCGTTGAGTTTATCTGCTGTTGAAACACAAAGTTGCCGTTCTGCCCACGTGTCTTTAAGAATAGAACGCAAAGCAGCAAGGGTCATCGCTATTGTAGTGGGTGTTTTTGTATCCTGTTGGCTACCGTTCTTTACGCTACATGTAACCTCTGCTCTGTGCCGTAATTGTACCGTAACGCGGGAAATGTACGTAGGTTTGTCATGGCTGGGTTGGTCTAATAGTGTGATTAACCCAATTATCTACACCGTGTTCAACAAGGAATTTAGGTCAGGATTTAAGCGAATAATTCATTGCCGGTTTAAATCATAATTGCTGCAATATCCGGTCTGATATTATTTCCATGGTCGGCAAGTTACTGTTCGTGCCGTTTCACCGAAATAGATCTTTGGTGCTACTGTCGgcttttattttcttcaaatcaCAATGACCTTTATTACCCAATGTGATTGGACATTATATTTTAGGTAATAATATATGAgcaaatttaagggggtactacacccctggccaattttgtgcctatttttgcatttttatcaaaaattgtagcgcattggtgacaagtaagatatgtatattataggggcaaggactacaactactgcactgaaaattcagcaactcatttatgactgtaattccacaactgttgtttatgctgaaataaaatttccagtgcagtagttgtagtctttgactctataatatacatatcttacttgttaccaatgaactttaatttttgagaaaatgcaaaaataggcaaaaaattgaccaggggtgtagtacccccttaagcacaaATCGGATTCGTACATGTATAGAATTGCTGCGATTTAAAACTGTAAAACAGAAAAAAGCGACAATATTACTGTGTACGCTATATTCATTATATCTGTCTTCAAAGACTTGaggcaatataaatatttaatataagtcatataataataaaacataattagtaacaacatttaaacgtttgaaTTGTTGACTTTTCCTAGCAAATGCGATGATCtaacaatattttgtcagggagCACTATTTGACAATGTATTGTTCTTTATCAGTATTAACAGCATTTGCAACTACATCAACAGTCTTTACTGTGTGTGTTACTACACTACAAAGCATCGTTAATTAAAATCTTATTAGTGTGTACATTTTCGTTAAATATGTTTAAATAGAatacatacgagggtcattcaaaaagttctacctccttcgtcacatctctgttatcttacgtgccaggaaattgaaattacccatgattatattcTTAAATCAAattcttaaaataaaacaaaataaaagctaTTAACAGTTTGTGTATTTTGTCAGCATATTTTGTAAGCATATACAAGGTTACTAACATATTGTTTAACTTATTCCCACGTCAAGATGCATCTATTGCTTTACATAAGTAATTTCaaattaaacataatttttcaccaggttcgccgtcgcaattAATAAAGGAGACAAATAGAAAAAgggatcccgcctgggaatcgaacccagaacctcaggtttacgagacctgtaccttaaccactgggccacaggagcttcatgattaggctggtgagaaattcgaacccataagcggtcacttaaacttatctcctccccgcaaatagaaCATAGTAGCTAGGGCCATTTGTTaattgcgacggcgaacctgttattatgtttatttatataattcccgtccatcatgccactgtttttccatgtaatTACAAATTACTCGTAAACGTGGTCTAGTCGAAATTCACCAACATCTGTTGAATCCttcaatgttttcttctcatataaaacgtgttttattttgttttacagtCCCATGATATGTCAGGGAGCTATATTATCCAACGATTATACAATGTGATGGTTAGTAAACTTTTGGCTTCTGTTTCAAACCATTTCCAAACATATCAAATCTGTAATCTCTTTAACCAATTTATATAAACAATCACAAATCACATTCTCGTCAAATAGCTTTCATTTGATagtcatgggtaatttcaatatcctgacacTTAAGATTAAAAGAGCTGTGatggtggaggtagaacttttcaATGACCTTCTTATAACACACACTATTGCGGTGTTTTAGTggtttaaggcgatataatacccctattttcatcagtacccctcttcttttttttcttgcaaatttattaagtacatatatatgtttatcacctcatgtcctgaacttataaaatatatctacatataaagtgactttcaaccattttagtaagttaTTTTagacctatatattttttgtttactgtaacctagtaactcagatctgtgtttcataacaaaccataatatattcttttcaaaatgttcaagtagggtacatgaatagaatacattaaatcctttgttatactctctatagaaaatctatagtggtgcatgcaaaatacctaccatgatataacactgaataaattaaataaacacttatacaatggatgcatagtcattagttgttaggagaagaaaaggctattaggtcaccgtatgtcaggttataggtcaattggttcaggtcaaatttaagcatcaattttgaatacacatgtgagagtctgtgatatcatatgaggcataattttgatattctgtctttaactggatatatatcgagaagtgcatggtggatatactaatataccttgggatgtaaatggtgagtacaatttagaatgcctagttgagacggatttcacaaataaatataaaatagttaccaaaatcacaaacgttaagcttacggaaaactacccaatatggtggtataggtgacaagaaatacaatttttttcatcattgctgtagtatggttgttgtaacctgttacctatggcttaattaagtttcagtgcaataatgtcgcaagttaaaaatacaaaatatagctcaacattgaaaatagaagcattttaaccagttccttttttgatagttgtggagcaccaagttcatgaagtcataaaagaaatcaggaaccacttattcccattttacatatcaactttatttccctaatgtgttagcaacacatatccaaaattttaacgaaatccgttgatagtaagctttccaaaatgaagtgaatttaaatcatcagtgatgtacctccttttggcttctatctgtaaaagcatgtaagctacattgataccgataccaccaataaaacgagaagatttgccccttcattttgcataccactttgtccaattttttttgtaatttcttcacaaaatgcaaaaaaatgcaaaaaaaaatcaatgggtgtagtacccccttaatgtacataattatatttatactatAGTGTTTTGTTTATGGGCGTACACCAGTAAATGgtccccattgactttctgtacaaacagggtccgggaaaactTAATTTTCTTGACCTGCGAAAACAGTGACTTTTTTGCATGACAATATCGATTAGATCACCAATACGTCATGCAGCTTACATACCCTAAGTTTGAAAATACTAATTGAGTATTTACAACCATTGGATTGTTATCCATATTCTTACTAAATCAGGGCCCctaaattgccctgtgcatctttctttttagcccgaaaaatatggtaaaattgcaataTTGTTGGCCCTTCTGCGCACTTTcccgttatatagcaaaattcacatgcaccttcattttgggctaaaatagacTGACAGGCCaattaatatttcttttatttatgtATGTAAAAAAGTGAACATTGCATTGTACCACCTTTCAGCCAAACAATCAACTATTAACATATCATTTGTGGCATTGATAAAGGCcgttctcctttttgtattgctATATGCTCGAGACGTAAGTACATGTTTAAAAAGAACAGAAAATGATATTTAGTATAAATGATTTTCATAAGGGTGTACGAATACCCATTGATAACATGGTAAAGCGTGTATGTACAAACTACCCAGTATTAAAGACAAGGTTTACATCCTCGTCCTACCACCTCTCATACTAAAACGCTTGTATTGACTCTAaaatgacttaagctaatcgtagtgTCATCATTTGTGATCATATGTTAGTGATGTTTACCGGGAGCACGGTGGCGTAGGTACAGGCTTTACTTCGCCATCGACGGGCTGAGAGTTCGAGCCCCAGTAATGCCATTGCACTGTGCACTTggacaaggcgctttacctcacgcCCCTCTCTCTACCCAGGAAAAGTGTGGAGCTATTAGGGATATTGTCCATTAAGCGCCGCCAAAAGGTATGACCATGCCTTGAGCATTgaatggcagctgacatattctaacaacagcggaataaatgtgaaACCCTTTGatgaaaggtgctgtataaacgtaaaaggcgctgtataaatgacaacattcatttcattttttatttattaatgtcTATTCTACAAATATTTGAATCAGCATATACTTGGTTCAAAAAataagcccaccccccccccctaaaattacaaaacatttctttgcataagttgacgtacattttgttgatttgaaaaattcaaaaagctgtgaatagaagaaTTGTTTGGCTACCCTCCCAAAGTCCCTCCTATTTCCAAAAATGGTGCTTACAGAAAAGGTTGGAATTGTCAACgtcctatacatgtaatgcacgaggattgatttaatggtgtttctttattttttatgtatacgataacccaggcacccatgcaaccaatCACCTTGCAGTATAAAACAGTGATTCATTCACAT
Above is a genomic segment from Amphiura filiformis chromosome 10, Afil_fr2py, whole genome shotgun sequence containing:
- the LOC140163333 gene encoding probable G-protein coupled receptor No18, which translates into the protein MENSTDQFSHNVNDMVRVTPYLIITFMVILGVVGNAFVVVAVFTYRTLRIVPNYYIASLAVADFLVALIIMPFGLYSEINRGHWYLGEGLCKTWIILDVMLSTSSILHLFIISRDRLRAITKPVKYAFNRTNKAAATRIFGVFLLSGLVSMPALFVSTTNGNSCGFTENPVYIITSSLVSFYIPCSVMLVMYYRIYKAASKRARRPISPSNPPTVGTRLSRTVPEIAVTSRASQSQSNETRRPHQMPRRLESSLSLSAVETQSCRSAHVSLRIERKAARVIAIVVGVFVSCWLPFFTLHVTSALCRNCTVTREMYVGLSWLGWSNSVINPIIYTVFNKEFRSGFKRIIHCRFKS